In the Mytilus trossulus isolate FHL-02 chromosome 1, PNRI_Mtr1.1.1.hap1, whole genome shotgun sequence genome, one interval contains:
- the LOC134712609 gene encoding ankycorbin-like, whose protein sequence is MEGDIGEMEQNLVKQENGLSQLMKEKQRLEEDFKRAKGADASLKKALKDKEHEILLRETDICMMKKRIKQRKDKILMLQCEKSKLEKASIDTKLENLKLEENIKVMKTNLNSVDDRLKKNEDVTSQTEDILAKLKEREAELKADIEKMKNKSN, encoded by the coding sequence ATGGAAGGTGATATCGGAGAAATGGAGCAGAACCTGGTCAAACAGGAAAACGGACTATCGCAGCTGAtgaaagagaaacaaagattGGAGGAAGATTTTAAACGCGCAAAAGGAGCCGATGCAAGTCTTAAAAAGGCATTAAAAGACAAAGAACATGAAATTCTGCTTCGAGAAACAGACATTTGCATGATGAAGAAGAGAATCAAGCAGAGAAAAGATAAGATTTTAATGCTCCAATGCGAAAAGAGTAAATTAGAAAAAGCATCAATCGATACCAAATTAGAAAATTTGAAACTTGAGGAAAATATAAAAGTCATGAAGACCAATTTAAACAGTGTAGACGACCGACTAAAGAAAAACGAAGACGTCACAAGTCAGACTGAAGACATTTTAGCCAAGTTGAAGGAACGCGAAGCAGAATTGAAAGCCGATATAGAAAAAATGAAGAACAAGTCGAATTGA